A single region of the Mycobacterium avium subsp. avium genome encodes:
- a CDS encoding PHB depolymerase family esterase, which translates to MAKALSGLSLARDAARELAMLVPRTVAGLQESTGWAPLSPRGARQFGEVMLDELVLSAFSLLGGSPAALRPVDACAAAAEELAALGIDGAHAAPNPLRPTSIRRRSIAGLDYERMAFEHDPALPATLVADGLGGPARAVVHLRRHRDGPRPWLVWVHGAGQGGTEDLLLSGIGRIHRELGFNIAMPVQPGHGCRRRQWPVYPDMDPLGNVAGMMRAVSEVRAVVRWARSQASTLVVAGISMGSPVAALVSHLERQVDAVALYTPILGLNAMIARHLQRWGPARDGFRELLQSPVVTRLTSVIDPLAVTPAPPPERRLIVGAWHDRMAMREPANALQDRWAGQLYWYDGSHVGHIFSRRVQRITDRFLRDAVLA; encoded by the coding sequence ATGGCGAAGGCATTGAGCGGGCTCAGCCTGGCCAGAGACGCCGCCCGGGAACTGGCCATGCTGGTGCCGCGGACGGTGGCGGGCCTGCAGGAGTCGACCGGTTGGGCTCCGCTGTCGCCCCGCGGTGCACGCCAGTTCGGTGAGGTCATGCTGGACGAGCTTGTGCTGAGCGCCTTTTCGCTGCTGGGTGGCAGCCCGGCGGCGCTGCGCCCGGTCGACGCCTGCGCCGCTGCCGCCGAGGAACTCGCCGCGCTGGGCATCGACGGCGCGCACGCCGCGCCGAACCCGTTGCGGCCGACCTCGATTCGGCGGCGCAGCATCGCCGGTCTCGACTACGAACGGATGGCCTTCGAGCACGACCCCGCGCTGCCGGCGACGCTGGTGGCCGACGGCTTGGGCGGCCCGGCCCGGGCGGTGGTGCACCTGCGCCGGCACCGTGACGGGCCCAGACCCTGGCTGGTCTGGGTGCACGGCGCCGGCCAGGGCGGCACCGAAGACCTGCTGCTGTCCGGCATCGGCCGAATACATCGCGAGCTGGGGTTCAACATCGCGATGCCGGTACAGCCCGGACACGGGTGCCGGCGCCGGCAGTGGCCGGTCTACCCCGACATGGATCCGCTGGGCAACGTCGCGGGCATGATGCGCGCGGTGTCGGAGGTGCGCGCCGTGGTGCGCTGGGCCCGGTCGCAGGCCAGCACCCTTGTGGTGGCGGGCATTTCGATGGGCAGCCCGGTGGCCGCACTGGTCTCCCACCTGGAGAGGCAGGTCGACGCCGTCGCGCTGTACACGCCCATCCTGGGACTCAACGCGATGATCGCCCGGCACCTGCAGCGCTGGGGGCCGGCCCGGGACGGATTCCGCGAACTGCTGCAATCCCCGGTGGTCACCCGGCTCACCTCGGTGATCGACCCGCTGGCGGTGACCCCGGCGCCGCCGCCGGAGCGCCGGCTCATCGTGGGGGCCTGGCACGACCGGATGGCGATGCGCGAGCCCGCGAACGCCTTACAGGACCGCTGGGCCGGCCAGTTGTACTGGTACGACGGCAGCCACGTCGGGCACATCTTCTCCCGGCGGGTACAGCGCATCACCGACCGGTTCCTGCGCGACGCGGTGCTTGCCTGA
- a CDS encoding flavin-containing monooxygenase, with product MTEADTPFDVLVIGAGFSGLYMLHRLRQLGIPARVLEMAENVGGTWLFNRYPGARCDIESIEYSYSFSEEIQQEWVWTESMPAQPEILAYLNYVADRLDLRRDIQFGAEVVAMTFDEDAARWSVRTRSGDTFRVPFVVAASGILSVPLQPDIPGMDTFAGTSLVTSRWPAAGVDLTGKRVGVIGTGSTGVQLIPVVAREALHLSVFQRSPAYTLPWRVHRFQPGELDEMKARYGEIRAAQRAHPIGAARLSAFSVLLEMLGRPPLKSATREEQLRAIEEHGVLGALNWGDVFFDIEANRMAAELYGEAVARIVKDPETAASLVPVHPFACKRPIIDQGYYETFNRDNVTLVDLRKAPIREVTPAGIRTDDRFHELDVIVYATGFDAMTGALSRIDIRGRGGIGLAEFWATQGPLSYLGLAVAGFPNLFTVQGPGSPSAATNFVAALEQHVEWIGDCIAYLRANHIRTIEALSTAQQEWIEHTTALVAPTVLVHPSCNSWYNGGNVPGKKRMYMGYTGGIPEYRRRCDEIAAGGYTGFKLA from the coding sequence ATGACCGAAGCCGACACCCCGTTCGACGTACTCGTCATCGGCGCGGGATTCTCCGGGCTGTACATGCTGCACCGGCTGCGCCAACTCGGCATCCCCGCCCGGGTGCTGGAGATGGCCGAAAACGTCGGTGGCACCTGGCTTTTCAACCGCTATCCGGGCGCACGGTGCGACATCGAGAGCATCGAATACTCCTACAGCTTCTCCGAGGAGATCCAGCAGGAGTGGGTGTGGACGGAGTCGATGCCGGCGCAGCCCGAGATCTTGGCCTACCTCAACTACGTCGCCGACCGGCTCGACCTGCGCCGCGACATCCAATTCGGCGCCGAGGTCGTCGCGATGACCTTCGACGAAGACGCCGCGAGGTGGTCGGTGCGCACCCGGTCCGGCGACACCTTCCGCGTTCCGTTCGTGGTCGCCGCCTCCGGCATCCTGTCCGTGCCGCTGCAGCCCGACATCCCCGGGATGGACACCTTCGCCGGGACGTCGCTGGTCACCAGCCGCTGGCCGGCCGCGGGCGTCGACCTGACCGGCAAGCGCGTCGGCGTCATCGGCACCGGCTCGACCGGTGTCCAGCTCATCCCCGTGGTTGCCCGAGAAGCGTTGCACCTCTCGGTGTTTCAGCGTTCACCCGCATACACCCTGCCCTGGCGGGTGCACCGATTCCAACCCGGCGAGCTGGACGAGATGAAGGCGCGCTACGGCGAAATCCGCGCCGCTCAACGCGCCCACCCGATCGGCGCGGCCCGGCTGAGCGCCTTTTCCGTCCTGCTGGAAATGCTCGGGCGGCCGCCGCTGAAATCGGCCACCCGCGAAGAACAACTGCGCGCCATCGAGGAGCACGGCGTCCTGGGGGCGTTGAACTGGGGTGACGTCTTCTTCGACATCGAAGCCAACCGGATGGCCGCCGAACTGTACGGCGAGGCGGTCGCGCGGATCGTCAAAGACCCCGAGACCGCGGCGTCGTTGGTGCCGGTGCATCCCTTCGCCTGCAAGCGGCCGATCATCGACCAGGGCTACTACGAGACCTTCAATCGCGACAACGTCACCCTCGTCGACCTGCGCAAGGCGCCGATCCGGGAGGTCACCCCGGCCGGCATTCGCACCGACGACCGATTCCACGAGCTCGACGTCATCGTCTACGCCACCGGCTTCGACGCCATGACCGGTGCGCTCAGCCGGATCGACATCCGGGGCCGCGGCGGCATCGGGCTGGCCGAGTTCTGGGCCACCCAGGGGCCGCTGTCGTATCTGGGCCTGGCGGTCGCCGGCTTTCCGAACCTGTTCACCGTCCAGGGCCCGGGCAGCCCCAGTGCCGCCACCAACTTCGTCGCCGCCCTCGAACAGCACGTGGAATGGATCGGCGACTGCATCGCATACCTGCGCGCCAACCACATTCGCACCATCGAGGCGCTGAGCACCGCCCAGCAGGAGTGGATCGAGCACACCACCGCGCTCGTCGCGCCCACGGTTCTGGTCCACCCGTCGTGCAACTCCTGGTACAACGGTGGCAACGTGCCCGGCAAGAAGCGGATGTACATGGGCTATACCGGCGGGATCCCCGAATACCGGCGCAGGTGCGACGAAATCGCGGCCGGCGGCTACACCGGTTTCAAGCTGGCTTAG
- a CDS encoding Rieske 2Fe-2S domain-containing protein, with protein sequence MKVPFTWKVTGWFMVGWSPEFPIGEVRPLHYFGEDLVAYRDESGELHILEAHCKHLGAHLGHGGTVVGDCVQCPFHGWRWGPDGTNRYIPYQPDRPNRGLRLKVYPVREQYDCVFVWHQPHGKEPQWEMPDIFGKFPQFETDPAAYYRAYPEFSRRAEREPVHPQIVAENAPDSAHFEYVHHATVTPRVLDWKIVEQEWQFVAGWPDANSDDPEALALRFHSHLFGLGGAISVFEGAQNHRLIFTCTPVDDECSDLFYSIWWPRVPGDTADVPEGKLREVIEKQFLSTVFDDLQIWRYQKYVEHPPLSKVDAKGYMALRKWATQFYELPPAGTSSPA encoded by the coding sequence GTGAAAGTCCCCTTCACCTGGAAGGTCACCGGCTGGTTCATGGTCGGCTGGTCACCGGAGTTCCCCATCGGAGAGGTGCGCCCGTTGCACTATTTCGGCGAGGACCTGGTGGCCTACCGCGACGAGTCCGGCGAACTGCACATCTTGGAGGCGCACTGCAAACACCTGGGCGCCCATCTCGGGCACGGTGGCACGGTGGTCGGCGACTGCGTGCAGTGCCCCTTCCACGGCTGGCGCTGGGGGCCCGACGGCACCAACCGCTACATCCCCTACCAACCCGATCGGCCCAACCGCGGGTTGCGGCTGAAGGTGTACCCGGTGCGCGAGCAGTACGACTGCGTGTTCGTCTGGCACCAGCCGCACGGCAAGGAGCCGCAGTGGGAGATGCCGGACATCTTCGGTAAGTTCCCGCAATTCGAGACCGACCCGGCGGCCTACTACCGGGCCTACCCCGAGTTTTCCCGGCGCGCCGAGCGTGAGCCGGTGCATCCGCAGATCGTGGCCGAAAACGCGCCCGACAGCGCCCATTTCGAGTACGTGCACCACGCCACGGTGACGCCGCGGGTGCTGGACTGGAAGATCGTCGAGCAGGAATGGCAGTTCGTCGCCGGCTGGCCCGATGCCAACAGCGACGACCCCGAGGCCCTCGCGCTGCGCTTCCACAGCCACCTGTTCGGCCTGGGCGGGGCGATCAGCGTCTTCGAAGGTGCGCAGAACCATCGGCTGATCTTCACCTGCACACCGGTCGACGACGAGTGCTCGGACCTGTTCTATTCGATCTGGTGGCCCCGCGTCCCCGGCGACACCGCCGACGTGCCCGAGGGCAAGCTGCGCGAGGTCATCGAAAAGCAGTTCCTGTCCACCGTCTTCGACGATCTGCAGATCTGGCGCTACCAGAAATACGTCGAGCACCCGCCGCTGTCCAAGGTCGACGCCAAAGGCTATATGGCACTGCGCAAATGGGCCACCCAATTCTATGAGTTGCCGCCGGCCGGAACGTCGTCACCGGCATGA
- a CDS encoding cysteine hydrolase yields the protein MTDLAELVAPAHTAVITQEVQGAVVGPDAGLGALAAEARRVALPNIVRLLPPARAAGVRIVHCLVQRRPDGLGSNHNAKIFALGRRSGQGRVDISPGTPGATLLPELGPAPSDLVLSRWHGVGPMGGTDLDAVLRNLGVSTLVVVGVSLNIAIPNVVMDAVNAAYRVVVPRDAVAGVPAEYGEAVIANTLSLLATITTTDELLRAWSRP from the coding sequence ATGACGGACCTGGCAGAGCTGGTGGCGCCGGCGCACACCGCCGTCATCACGCAAGAAGTCCAGGGCGCGGTCGTCGGTCCCGACGCCGGCCTGGGCGCGCTGGCCGCGGAAGCCCGCCGGGTCGCGCTGCCGAACATCGTGCGGCTGTTGCCGCCGGCCCGCGCCGCCGGTGTGCGAATCGTGCACTGCCTGGTGCAGCGGCGCCCGGACGGACTGGGCTCCAATCACAACGCCAAGATCTTCGCGCTGGGTCGCCGCTCCGGGCAAGGCCGGGTGGACATCTCCCCCGGCACCCCGGGTGCCACGCTGTTGCCCGAATTAGGCCCCGCGCCAAGCGATTTGGTGCTGAGCCGGTGGCATGGCGTGGGCCCGATGGGCGGTACCGACCTCGACGCGGTGTTGCGCAACCTGGGCGTGTCCACCCTGGTGGTGGTCGGCGTCTCGTTGAACATCGCGATTCCCAACGTCGTCATGGATGCGGTCAACGCCGCCTACCGCGTCGTCGTCCCGCGCGACGCCGTCGCCGGCGTCCCCGCCGAGTACGGCGAGGCGGTCATCGCGAACACGTTGTCGCTGCTGGCCACCATCACCACCACCGACGAGCTGCTGCGCGCCTGGAGCCGGCCATGA
- a CDS encoding PaaI family thioesterase, producing MTDTAPGTLDGSAGGFPEIKPAESAPPGLGRLVAALRRLQDLTVATNPADPLWTVAARHVEDACAVLDGHQVPEGVSPAGRVIERPGLGHPLLPPWTVVDSGAHGVTMQGHFTRSHVGGNNAVHGGMIPLYYDWLFGMVVSGANCPPTRTAFLHVDYRNVTPIDAPLTAHGRITDVDGRKIFISASMTAADGTLLSEATGLMVRLLPHQP from the coding sequence ATGACCGACACCGCACCCGGCACGCTGGACGGGTCTGCCGGCGGATTCCCCGAGATCAAGCCCGCCGAGTCGGCGCCGCCGGGTCTGGGCCGGCTGGTCGCCGCGCTGCGCCGGCTGCAGGACCTGACCGTCGCCACCAACCCGGCGGATCCGCTGTGGACCGTCGCCGCCCGGCACGTCGAGGACGCCTGCGCGGTGCTGGACGGCCACCAGGTTCCCGAAGGCGTGTCGCCGGCCGGGCGGGTCATCGAACGGCCCGGCCTCGGCCACCCGCTGCTGCCGCCGTGGACCGTCGTCGACTCCGGCGCGCACGGCGTCACCATGCAGGGGCATTTCACCCGATCGCACGTGGGCGGCAACAACGCCGTGCACGGCGGCATGATCCCGCTCTACTACGACTGGCTGTTCGGCATGGTGGTGTCTGGCGCGAACTGTCCACCCACGCGCACCGCCTTCCTACACGTGGATTACCGCAACGTCACCCCGATCGACGCGCCGCTGACGGCGCACGGCCGCATCACCGACGTCGACGGCCGCAAGATCTTCATCTCCGCTAGCATGACGGCGGCCGACGGCACGCTGCTCAGTGAGGCCACCGGCCTGATGGTCCGCCTGCTACCCCACCAGCCGTGA
- a CDS encoding acyl-CoA synthetase — translation MSDTTTAFTVPAVAKAVAAAIPDRELIIQGDRRYSYRQVIERSNRLAAYLHSQGLGCHTEREALAGHEVGQDLLGLYAYNGNEFVEALLGALAARVAPFNVNFRYVKSELHYLLADSEATALIYHAAFAPRVAEILPDLPRLRVLIQIADESGNELLDGAVDYEDALASVSAEPPPVRHCPDDLYVLYTGGTTGMPKGVLWRQHDIFMTSFGGRNLMTGEPSSSIDEIVQRAASGPGTKLMILPPLIHGAAQWSVMTAITTGQTVVFPTVVDHLDAEDVVRTIEREKVMVVTVVGDAMARPLVAAIEKGIADVSSLAVVANGGALLTPFVKQRLIEVLPNAVVVDGVGSSETGAQMHHMSTPGAVATGTFNAGPDTFVAAEDLSAILPPGHEGMGWLAQRGYVPLGYKGDAAKTAKTFPVIDGVRYAVPGDRARHHADGHIELLGRDSVCINSGGEKIFVEEVETAIASHPAVADVVVAGRPSERWGQEVVAVVALSDGAAVDAGELIAHASNSLARYKLPKAIVFRPVIERSPSGKADYRWAREQAVDG, via the coding sequence ATGTCCGACACCACAACAGCATTCACGGTACCGGCGGTCGCGAAGGCCGTCGCGGCCGCGATTCCCGACCGCGAGCTGATCATCCAGGGCGACCGTCGCTACAGCTACCGGCAGGTGATCGAACGGTCGAACCGGCTCGCCGCGTATCTGCACTCCCAGGGTCTGGGATGCCACACCGAGCGCGAGGCGCTGGCCGGCCACGAGGTGGGCCAGGACCTGCTCGGCCTCTACGCGTACAACGGGAACGAATTCGTCGAAGCGCTGCTGGGCGCCCTCGCGGCGCGCGTCGCCCCGTTCAACGTCAACTTCCGCTACGTCAAAAGCGAACTGCACTACCTGCTCGCGGACTCCGAGGCGACCGCGCTGATCTACCACGCGGCGTTCGCGCCCCGGGTGGCCGAGATCCTGCCCGACCTGCCGCGGCTTCGGGTGCTCATCCAGATCGCCGACGAGTCGGGCAACGAATTACTCGACGGCGCAGTGGATTACGAGGACGCGCTGGCGTCGGTGTCCGCGGAGCCACCGCCGGTGCGGCACTGTCCGGACGACCTGTACGTGCTGTACACCGGCGGCACCACGGGAATGCCCAAGGGCGTGTTGTGGCGTCAGCACGACATCTTCATGACGTCCTTCGGGGGGCGCAACCTGATGACCGGCGAGCCCTCGTCGTCGATCGACGAGATCGTGCAGCGCGCCGCGTCGGGGCCGGGAACCAAGCTGATGATCCTGCCGCCGCTGATCCACGGCGCGGCCCAGTGGAGCGTGATGACGGCGATCACGACCGGCCAGACGGTCGTCTTCCCCACTGTCGTCGACCATTTGGACGCCGAGGACGTGGTGCGCACCATCGAGCGGGAAAAGGTCATGGTGGTGACGGTGGTGGGTGACGCGATGGCGCGCCCGTTGGTCGCGGCCATCGAGAAGGGGATCGCCGACGTGTCGTCGCTGGCCGTGGTGGCCAACGGCGGCGCGTTGCTGACCCCGTTCGTCAAGCAGCGCTTGATCGAGGTACTGCCGAACGCGGTGGTCGTCGACGGCGTCGGGTCGTCGGAGACCGGGGCGCAGATGCACCACATGTCGACGCCCGGGGCGGTGGCGACCGGCACCTTCAACGCCGGCCCGGACACCTTCGTGGCGGCCGAGGACCTGTCGGCGATCCTGCCGCCCGGGCACGAGGGGATGGGCTGGTTGGCCCAGCGCGGCTATGTCCCGCTCGGGTACAAGGGCGATGCCGCCAAGACCGCCAAGACCTTTCCGGTCATCGACGGGGTGCGCTACGCGGTGCCGGGCGACCGGGCACGCCACCACGCCGACGGCCATATCGAGCTGCTGGGCCGCGACTCCGTGTGCATCAATTCCGGCGGCGAGAAGATTTTCGTCGAGGAGGTCGAGACGGCCATCGCGTCGCATCCCGCGGTGGCCGACGTGGTGGTGGCCGGACGGCCGAGTGAACGGTGGGGCCAGGAAGTCGTCGCGGTGGTCGCGCTGTCCGACGGCGCCGCCGTCGACGCCGGAGAATTGATCGCCCACGCATCGAATTCGCTGGCGCGCTACAAGCTTCCCAAGGCGATCGTGTTCCGTCCGGTGATCGAGCGCAGCCCGTCGGGCAAGGCCGATTACCGGTGGGCGCGCGAGCAGGCGGTGGACGGATGA
- a CDS encoding SDR family NAD(P)-dependent oxidoreductase, which translates to MKYQGRVVVVTGAGSGIGRALTQALTAGGAHVAASDIDDNGLAETQASCGPGQVTPYRIDVADRDAVLGFADEVRRKHGPASMVFNNAGVDLFASVADMSWEDFDWLMGINVGGVVNGTKAFLPQLIEAGSDRRPSRLVNLSSAFGLIAVPYQGAYSTSKFAVRGFTEALRQEMIIERHPVTVHCVHPGVVRTNFGANMRTSDTEDPDLAAQLFDRAALTTPARAARLILRGAEKNRARILIGADGRAMAALPRLLGVAYAGLLARAARLTDSRAAHSGR; encoded by the coding sequence ATGAAGTACCAAGGGCGGGTCGTGGTGGTCACAGGCGCCGGCTCGGGCATCGGCCGGGCGCTGACGCAGGCGCTCACCGCGGGCGGCGCGCATGTCGCGGCGTCCGACATCGACGACAACGGCCTGGCCGAAACCCAGGCGTCGTGCGGGCCCGGACAGGTCACGCCGTATCGCATCGACGTGGCGGACCGGGATGCGGTGCTGGGCTTCGCCGATGAGGTGCGCCGCAAGCACGGACCCGCCTCGATGGTGTTCAACAACGCCGGCGTCGACCTGTTCGCCAGCGTGGCCGACATGTCCTGGGAGGACTTCGACTGGCTGATGGGCATCAACGTCGGCGGTGTGGTCAACGGGACCAAAGCCTTTCTGCCGCAACTCATCGAAGCCGGCTCCGACCGGCGGCCGTCGCGGTTGGTCAACCTGTCCAGCGCCTTCGGTCTCATCGCGGTCCCCTACCAAGGGGCCTACAGCACGTCGAAGTTCGCGGTGCGCGGTTTCACGGAGGCCCTGCGCCAGGAGATGATCATCGAACGCCATCCGGTGACGGTGCACTGCGTGCACCCCGGAGTCGTGCGTACCAACTTCGGCGCCAACATGCGCACCTCGGACACCGAGGATCCCGACCTGGCCGCCCAGCTCTTCGACCGGGCGGCGCTCACCACCCCCGCCAGGGCCGCCCGGCTCATCCTGCGCGGCGCCGAGAAGAACCGGGCCCGGATCCTGATCGGGGCCGACGGACGGGCGATGGCGGCGCTGCCCCGGCTGCTCGGCGTGGCTTATGCGGGCCTGCTGGCGCGTGCCGCGCGGTTGACCGACTCCCGCGCGGCCCACTCCGGACGCTGA
- a CDS encoding cytochrome P450, whose amino-acid sequence MTTNVPTAAGGETVSLRDPYPFFARKRREAGVFAGTVMDYSKTPESLMPKQEYSAVSFDAVNTVFRDGRVFSSKPYDKTIGLFMGPTILAMEGKKHRDHRNLVSAAFKSKALARWEPTIVRPICNALIDEFIDAGTADLVRQFTFEFPTRVIARLLGLPDEDLPMFHTRAVQLISYHVDYERAFEASAALKDYFLEQIEQRKSQPTEDIIGDLVTAEIDGEKLSDEAIYSFLRLLLPAGLETTYRSSGNLLYLLLTHPDQFAALQADRELLAPAIEEGLRFETPLTTVQRFTTEDTELQGVRIPARSVIGVCIGSANRDERRWERSEEFDIFRKHVPHISFAAGEHTCLGLHLARLETRVAMECLLNRLTNVTLLSDDDPHIHGQPFRSPTALPVTFDAK is encoded by the coding sequence GTGACGACCAACGTTCCCACCGCCGCCGGAGGCGAGACCGTCAGCCTGCGTGACCCCTACCCGTTCTTCGCCCGCAAACGCCGCGAGGCCGGCGTGTTCGCCGGCACGGTGATGGACTACTCCAAGACGCCGGAGTCCCTGATGCCCAAGCAGGAATACTCCGCGGTGTCCTTCGACGCGGTCAACACCGTGTTCCGCGACGGCCGGGTGTTCAGTTCCAAGCCGTACGACAAGACCATCGGGCTGTTCATGGGGCCGACGATCCTGGCGATGGAGGGCAAGAAGCACCGGGACCACCGCAACCTGGTGTCTGCGGCGTTCAAGTCCAAGGCGCTGGCCCGGTGGGAGCCCACCATCGTGCGCCCGATCTGCAACGCGCTGATCGACGAGTTCATCGATGCCGGAACCGCCGACCTGGTAAGGCAATTCACCTTCGAGTTCCCCACCCGGGTGATCGCCCGGCTGCTCGGGCTGCCCGATGAAGACCTGCCGATGTTCCACACCCGCGCGGTGCAGTTGATCAGCTACCACGTCGACTACGAACGGGCCTTCGAGGCGTCGGCGGCGCTCAAGGACTACTTCCTCGAGCAGATCGAACAACGTAAGTCCCAGCCCACCGAGGACATTATCGGCGACCTGGTCACCGCGGAGATCGACGGCGAAAAGCTCAGCGACGAGGCCATCTACTCGTTCCTGCGGCTGCTGTTGCCGGCCGGGCTGGAAACCACCTACCGGTCGTCGGGAAACCTGCTGTATCTGCTGCTGACCCACCCGGACCAGTTCGCCGCGCTGCAGGCCGATCGCGAGCTGCTGGCGCCGGCGATCGAGGAGGGGTTGCGCTTCGAGACGCCGCTGACCACCGTGCAGCGGTTCACCACCGAAGACACCGAACTGCAAGGCGTGCGGATTCCGGCGCGTTCGGTGATCGGCGTGTGCATCGGTTCGGCGAACCGCGACGAGCGGCGCTGGGAGCGTTCCGAGGAATTCGACATCTTCCGTAAACACGTGCCGCACATCTCCTTCGCCGCCGGCGAGCACACCTGCCTGGGCCTGCATCTGGCGCGGCTGGAGACGCGCGTCGCGATGGAATGCCTGCTGAATCGGCTGACCAACGTCACCCTGCTCAGCGACGACGACCCGCACATCCACGGTCAGCCGTTTCGGTCTCCGACGGCACTTCCGGTTACCTTCGACGCCAAGTAG
- a CDS encoding CaiB/BaiF CoA transferase family protein: MQGFRVLEVAQFTFVPAAGAILADWGADVIKVEHPVRGDTQRGFVNMGGIQVDPERHPLMEHPNRGKRSVGVDVSTPGGQEVIYELAKTSDVFLTNYMPAQRRKHKFDVEHIRAVNPNIVYARGSAYGDKGAERDVGGYDGTAFWTRSGIGYALTPEELGGALGQGIPAFGDSIGGMFIAGGISAALLHRERTGEAVELDVSLLSTAWWAAGASVTQGMETGEVMRTPMPGAGAPSVNPFMGNYETSDGGTINLCIISPTGLIRDTFEHLGIPEAADDPRFCDVLPLIQNADAAAELIAKAFAAKPFDYWRQHLKTMKGQWAPFQSLLDLIDDEQAIANDMIAEVELAGGGKPFRVVRGPVQFNHEPLATTRAPQASEHTELVLMELGMDWDRIEELKNAGAIA, from the coding sequence ATGCAGGGCTTTCGGGTCCTCGAGGTTGCGCAGTTCACGTTCGTCCCGGCCGCCGGCGCGATCCTGGCGGACTGGGGAGCCGACGTCATCAAGGTCGAGCACCCGGTGCGCGGCGACACCCAGCGCGGCTTCGTGAACATGGGTGGCATCCAGGTTGATCCGGAGCGTCACCCGCTGATGGAGCACCCCAACCGGGGCAAGCGCAGCGTCGGGGTCGACGTGTCCACGCCGGGCGGCCAGGAGGTGATCTACGAACTGGCCAAGACTTCCGATGTGTTCCTCACCAATTACATGCCCGCGCAGCGTCGCAAGCACAAGTTCGACGTGGAGCACATCCGGGCGGTCAACCCGAACATCGTGTACGCCCGCGGTTCGGCGTACGGGGACAAGGGCGCCGAGCGTGACGTCGGCGGTTACGACGGGACGGCGTTCTGGACGCGCAGCGGGATCGGCTACGCGCTGACGCCGGAGGAGTTGGGCGGCGCACTGGGACAAGGCATTCCCGCATTCGGCGATTCCATCGGCGGCATGTTCATCGCCGGCGGGATCTCGGCGGCGTTGCTGCACCGTGAACGCACCGGCGAGGCCGTCGAGCTCGACGTGTCGCTGCTGAGCACGGCATGGTGGGCGGCGGGCGCCAGCGTGACGCAGGGCATGGAGACCGGCGAAGTGATGCGCACCCCGATGCCGGGTGCCGGGGCGCCGTCGGTGAATCCGTTCATGGGCAACTATGAGACTTCCGACGGCGGCACCATCAACCTGTGCATCATCAGCCCGACCGGGCTGATCCGCGACACGTTCGAGCACCTCGGCATCCCCGAGGCGGCCGACGATCCCCGGTTCTGTGATGTGCTGCCGTTGATCCAGAACGCCGACGCGGCCGCCGAGCTGATCGCAAAGGCGTTCGCCGCCAAGCCCTTTGACTATTGGCGCCAGCATCTGAAGACGATGAAGGGCCAGTGGGCACCGTTCCAGAGCCTGCTCGACCTGATCGACGACGAGCAGGCCATCGCCAACGACATGATCGCCGAGGTCGAACTCGCCGGCGGCGGAAAGCCTTTCCGCGTGGTGCGCGGTCCGGTGCAGTTCAATCACGAGCCGCTCGCCACGACGAGGGCACCCCAGGCCAGTGAGCACACCGAGCTGGTGCTGATGGAGTTGGGGATGGACTGGGACCGCATCGAGGAGCTCAAGAATGCAGGAGCCATTGCGTGA